CTATCATAAGTAAAGAAACATTGTAACAACTAATTACCATatgtatttcagaatattgataataaatttatttatacaaaataacaacCAACAGCTTGCCATAGTATATAAGAAGTAAACAAATGGCGATGCCGAAGACGAAGTTTACGGTAGTTTACTTGCGGACTGCAACTTCTAACTACCATTTTAAAATCTGATCAGTTTCTTAGGACCATTACTCAGAATTCGTCAtgctttattattattgacAGGAAGTAGCAACACTTGGCGTTTCTTTGCTGAATGGGCAACACGGAACTGCAGCTGCATCAATAAATTCAGTCCCGTGCTATTCAAAACTGCGTAGTTTTCATGAACGTACCTGTGCTTGGACGTCGGAGTTAGTTTAGCGGCCAAGGTGGGACTTCTAGCGCTAAACGGTAGACGGGGGAGCAGAATGGTTTATGCCTTCATTATCCACACGCTACCACCGGACACATGCCGGGTGTTGTTTTCTTGCACATTTGGGTTTGAGAATGCCAAGTTGGATGAACGTAGCATCGAAAACGAGGGTGCTGTCACGGAAATGAGAACGCTTCGGAAAGAGCAAATGGCGCTGGTGGCACGTCAGGTTCAATCGGAATTCTCCTTCCAGAAGGCTGTTTCGGAGCGAGTAACTTACAGTGATGGCTTGAGCAGTGGCCAGGATGACTTGTTGCGAGATGCAGAGCTTGGCATGTTCCGACTAGCGGCCGGTGATCCATTCAAGACAGAGAAAATCGCTGTCTGGTTAGGGGTTGGAAAGACGGGATTCATCCTTGTTTGTGAGACTCATGAGAACCGTTTACAGGTGGAGAATCAATTGCGTTTGTTGGTGAAGAATTTACAGGAGCATGTGAAGGCTGTTCGTCAACCGACCGAAGTGCTTGAGAAGGGTGATCGTGTGATGGAGGTTCTTCATCATTTCTTGCCGTCAGGACGAATAATATTCATGAACCATGCTTTAATCAAACAAACTGAAAAGGAGCTAGATATTGCAATGAAACTGAAATGAAGGTCTGCCAGTATCTGCTTGTATTGACAGATATCTGCTTGTATTTGCTTTTATATAATTTTCCAACTTTTTCAAagatatatttcaaatatgtatTGCACTATGGTTCAACTTGTTTGCTACATGTAGGTTAATTTCCCTGTAATAagttacaaaactttgctttgttatattatatttatttttgataattgtcaTTTGTAATGTATGCATTGTAAACGCTTGACAGTTTTATTTGCACATATTCcgtattttgtattcttttattttttaggcAATACTGGGATTGGATTGCCATATAGTTTTATAggagaaattttttttaattttaattcactCTATTCATAGGTTTTCTACATAGCCCCTTtccccatatacatgtagttcttatATTTACCAATTTTATTCGTGTTACACAATCTAGAAGTAGCTAAGCAACATAATTCATTACCATGTCTTTATATTTCACATTCTCTGAACAATTAATCAATGTTTAcaggtaaaatatatcttaatATGCATTTCTCTATAAAATAGATTAATTTTGTAATTGTAAGAAATTACATACTGTACAGCAGtgcaaaaaagtatttttcctGTAATATTTGGAATTATGAATCCATTTTATTTGCAAGCagcaatgttgatgatgaaaaatTTGTGAAACTTGAACAATTACTTTACACATTCATATTAAAATGCATTTGTACTTTTTTAATTGAACATTTAGAGAGATAACATATGTATACTGATtataaattatgaacaaaaattaaaaagaaacgaTTTAAAATctttaggcctatattttacATTTGAAGGTACATAATTACATAATCCAATtctttggaaataaaatatacaacgATATGTAGTTATATTGCATACAGAACACGTGGAAAATATCACTGggattaaagggatgctctgggctgaagatatttatatctaaataaatagagtaaattcacaaagcaaaatgatgaaaatttgatcaaaatcagattacaaataacaaagttattgaattttaaagttttgcattattttggaaaacagttctagacatgtcttcatgaataatcattacctgggctgatgatgtcatatccccacttttccttttcttattacgttattacatgaaatcataattgtttcattttttataaatgtgtaaatgaagtgtctccattatgatgaaataagttgcagcaagaaataactaatgcgCTTAATCAGTtctcaatccaattgttttagttcttggtagaaaatttttgaataactctcatttcataaatacaatacgTAAGAACAAGtaaggatatgacatcatcattcatcagcccacctaatgaatattcaacctaatgaatattcatgaagacatgcctagaactgtttcaccgtaataatgcaaatctttgaaattcaataactttgttatttgttatccgattttgatcaaattttcagcattttgctctgtgaattttactctattttactttattgagagatatatatgtatatattcaaCCCGGAGCATCCTGTAGAATATCATTAGTAAGATTGTACATTTACCATTTTGAGGAAGTAAAACAAATcactgtaggcctatgtatgGTGTTTAGCTTTTGCAGTATACTGATACAAAGTGCTCGTGTACCATTACATAAATGCACTGGTAGATGTTCTGGGGCCCATTTTAAAAAGACTTATGACTATAGTAAATTTTCCATGGAaatcttgattgtgattggctgctgagccctgttaccatggtattattctacatgtacagtagagcATAATCAtatataattaataaaatatcaaatgtctCTAAATACCTCAACACAGAATATTATCTTACTGTGCTTTAAAGGTATGTCTGTAtgatatatgtgtatataaCAGCACCGGGTACAATGAGAGTGTGTGGCTGTACGTGTATGTGGTTTATTTTTAACAAGGGAGTGGGTGATCGGGCCTGTTTAAAGAACCAAAGTCTAAAAAGGGCATTTGTCTATAAGATTAATCTAGCAAACATCAAACCAAAGGTTGTGTACATCCCTAATTCTACAGctccatctatctgtctatctacctcTCCCcacctctttctcttcctctctgtTTTCTCTCCCTCTATTCTGCCTCGCTGTCTCCCCTCTTACTCCCTCTgaatctctctttctttctgtcaaCTACCTTTCTTTCCATGTCTGTCTATTTActgttcataatttttcttctgatttacctgtcccctctttctttctcttttttttttttctctctctctctttctttctctctctcacaaacacactacacacacacacacttgtcTTTCCTAAGTTTTCCCTCCTTCCCCAACCCAAACCTCTACGCCCTTCTGTCCATCTACACAGCTCTGATCTACTATTAGATGACGGTGTTAAAAAAAGGCCACTACCCTTGGCGACTTGTGTACTTTGTGGGAGATTTTCTCGAGTGTTTTCGACGCGATCTGAATGAGAATGGGTAAAAACATCCGATTCGACTTAAACAAACCCAAGATATGACGACCAACCCACGACAACTGGAGAGTTAGGACAGTTCTTGGTTACACTATTGAGTATTGACCCATATTCTTTATCAGATATGCAGAGATAATATAGAATGATTGGGAATTTGAAGAAAGGGGTGAGAAGTCCAATGAGTCCTGACTCATTTAACAAGGAAAGGACtgaatgagagagagggggagggggaaatgAGATAgaaaggggaaaggagaaaaaaacatgataatattgatgataatagtaataagaagaatgatgatgataataatgacagtaataataataatattaagaaGAAGAAGCTTAGCCCTCACCAGAGAAATATAACCAGATGACTTACCTCAAGGGATAACTGCGTCTCAAGTTGACCCTCCAATCTACTGGTAGGTAGCGGCGAGCCATCTACGGAGACGGGCTGTTCTCCGGGAAACTCTTCCTTGATAAGACTGCCATCGGGTAGTTCAATCGTTGCTTGATCAGATGATGGTTGGGGCGATTCAAGGCCAGCGGCTATTTGAAAAAATAGTAAAgagtaatgaaaataattatgtgaaaAGAGTAATGAATtatacaatgatgataataatgataatggtgacccagtggattagtctccgggcTTTGAAACAgcgggtcgtgggttcgaatcccatccatggcgtaatttccttcagcaaggaattcatccacattttgctgcactcgacccaggtgaggtaaatgggtaccggcaggaagtacttcctcaaaaagctgtgtgcacacTGCACCTAAATAGGTGGCCTAGCtcagccgggtaataataatagcggggcccgctgggagaacagttttcggaactgaagtggctataccctgggtaaatataccgttattactattattgttattattattattattattattattgttgttgttgttgttgttgctgttattattattatcattattattattattatggtggtggtggtggtaataatgatgatgatacttaTTACAAAAACATTATGGGAAAATAGCAACAACTTCCAAAATTGGAGTTTGATTGATATAACTAAGAGAATGAAGTGGGTTCTTGTGCCCTTATATCCCAGACGGAGATAATATAGCCTATGATAAAGAAATGATGTGTAGGTCTACATTGTTTTAGTTTTTCACCAAATAACAACGTTAAAAATGAGGAAATgggaaaatcaatttttacctACACTTTCCATTATTGCTTGCTTGCCTTATATAACCGGTTTCTGTTTCATAGTTCTTTATAAACATTGGCGTTCATTTTAATTGATATATTCTACTTTTGAAAATCAACTTAAGAAGAAGGGGTAAGTCAGAGGTATGCATATTgtactattatttataaataagggACCTCTAAATATCTAAGGGTATTATTAATTTATAAAAAGTGCTAGTGTTTCGGTGTCATAATGATAGTTTTATAAACCATTCAACACATTTATTGTACGCCACATCACAAAGCGAAAAGTATATTGTGATAACAACGTTATATAGGAGAGAAACCTGTTAATGCACTTTTCTCGCGCCAATAATAGAGCGTGTACTTTTGAAACCCACCTTgtttcaattaaaaatgaaagggGGAAACGAATGATATTAAATACGGTTAGAGCTACGATCATATATCGAGAAGCAAGTCCGCAAAGCTATCGGGGTTTTAACTTAACCCCCCTCCTCGCGGCAGAGCGCCAAGAAATACTTAATTATTATATCCATCGCTACA
The genomic region above belongs to Lytechinus pictus isolate F3 Inbred chromosome 12, Lp3.0, whole genome shotgun sequence and contains:
- the LOC129273454 gene encoding AP-5 complex subunit sigma-1-like; this encodes MVYAFIIHTLPPDTCRVLFSCTFGFENAKLDERSIENEGAVTEMRTLRKEQMALVARQVQSEFSFQKAVSERVTYSDGLSSGQDDLLRDAELGMFRLAAGDPFKTEKIAVWLGVGKTGFILVCETHENRLQVENQLRLLVKNLQEHVKAVRQPTEVLEKGDRVMEVLHHFLPSGRIIFMNHALIKQTEKELDIAMKLK